The DNA region ATTTTCTACTAGCATACATATTTCTAACAAGACTAAAAAATCCTAGAGAAACAAAGGATAATCACAACTAATTGGAATCATCTATATGGATCTTTTAGCTCTTCCTGTGAGAACTTGCACACATTGCCAGTAGCCCAGTACTAAGCCCAAATAGAACAGGGTTGCAATAGGCATAAAACTAATCAATTTCTGATAAATCCTCAGAATACAGAATCtcttgataagttggtattgcAGCAGGGAGAAAATACTTGACAGTATCTTTACGACTTCATTACTGAAATTCAACTATATTTTAACATTACTAACCATATCCACTAAAAGGCCCTGATAAGCACATTTTATCTTTTCATACTacttccaattttattttttatgttttattttttttggatatgGCATAATACTTCCAAGTTAACAAAGATAGACCCAGACCATGGAATTGAAGCAATAAACAGATGCAGGAGGGGAGCAGAAATATTAGGTATACCTTTTATTTTCAACGTTTCCCTCCGATTGTTCAAGAAGCTGTGATCGAGGCTTCAAGTTCAATTTTGGGCGATCAATTGCTTGATTGCTTCTTTCAGGTTCAACAAATCCAGTCTTGATATCTACACTGGAATATGCATCGGCCGATTTCTCAATACGAACAGGATTACTAGGATGCTGGTTGACCTACAGTAAGAGAACAAACTGAGATTCAAGTACATAGACAAACCCTCCATAGAGAGCACTGTCACAAACCTGCTTATAATCTATGGACTGCTTCAGATTCTCCAATGGTTTGGATCTTGGTAGCAACTTTAACTTTGGCCGTTCCGATGGTTCAGGAGATGCAGGTGACTGCATCTCATATCCACCAGAGCTAACAACATTATGGGGCAGAATCCCAGTGACATTAGAAGAAGTTTTTCTCTCATTTGCCTCCATAAATAAAGGGGACCTGGCCCTCTCCCGTGCTGGTAACTCCTTATTATCATATCCACCAGAGCTAACAATATTATGAGGCAGAAACCCAGTGACAGAAGCAGGAGTTTTTCTCTCATTTGCCTCCATAAATAAAGGGGACCTGGCCCTCTCCTGTGCTGGTAACTCCTTGTTAAACCCACGAATCCCATCTGCGAGAGAATGATTTCTTTCAGCATGAACCGCTAGCACCTGATCACTATATTCGGGTCCTCCCGAAACATCTGTCATGTTGTAGACATTATTGTTGACTGTAGTACTTCCATGGTAATAGAATTCTTTCTCTGGGTCTTGATGTTTAATGACCTCAGCATCCATTTGAGATTGAATATGCTGCTTTGAATGCCACCTGCCAGATGTGACCTTCTCAAGGGCACTGGCATGGGCCAACTTTGTCTCAGCATCGGGAGCCGACCATGGAGCAGAAACTGATTCCTTTGCACTTGCCACCTCCTTCCTTAGGCCCCACGCATTTGGGTATGACCCAGTAACCACTTGAGCACCACTTGCAGACACATCCAGAGAACTCGCGCTCCTGGCACTACCACCAGCAGAACTTTTAGCACTCTCATTAAACCAAGCCCCATGTGTAACACTTGCTGCACCTCTAAAATTTTGTGACGGAGGAGCTGATACTTGCCCGCTACCTACCATCCCAGTAACGGGATATTCGGCCTTAGGTTCCACACGACTTGGCAATGCGCGGATGCTCTCATCACTAACAGTTCGACGAGGTCCAGATGATCCATCCAATGGCTTCCTTTCATCCTCATCAAAATTACGGCCTATTGGTGCATTTTGACTTAAGAAAGGAGTCTTCTCATCAAAGTTTCTGGTCGCACCAGCTGATCCTGGACGTAAACGATGCTCTGGCCTTCCCATGGGATTTCCCCATGATGCTTGGCGATCAAAACCACCACGATCTAATGGCCTAACCGTTCTACCAATCAGAAGGAAAACATTCAAATATGAGCATTAGGAATTTTCTACCCAAAAGAGTGAGtaatacaaataaatacacaaatttaAGTAGCTGCATtcaagtaattttattttttcatacgGTTACAAAGTAGTTTTGGAATGAAATGAGTCCAAATAGAGTAGAAATGCAATAGCAGATCAGTCCAAGTAGTTTGAAATTGAGACATCCACATTTGATGATTTTACTTTGTTTTCAATGTTCCAAAAACTTTCCAAAAGGTGAGCAAGTCACTAAGTTTAACACATATCAAGGGAACAACCTTTCGCACGTTCCTAACAGCAAGTCATTTGTTATTGCAACTTGTGCAAACATTTAAATAATCAGGTAATAGGTATTTCAAGATTTGATGCCCCAATTTAACTCTACAAAACTTCAAGATTCCCAAAATCAATAGACATCTCCTATACCCAGATCTTAAAAGCCAATATGAGTTTAATGGAAATCACAAAcagtatatatacttaagcgCCAGATCACAGATTCTTGCACCCAACAAAATTTTGACCTCGATTTATGGGTACCAATCAACTAAAGGCCAAATTTCATTTAAACAGGAAAATAGATCATAACTCTCATCAAGAAATGGGTCATTTAACTGAATTCACACAAAAATAGAAACCCATGATTTGCATAAATCTGAATAAAACCACagaaagaagaagaggggtAAAAATGGAAACTAACACGCCAGGAGCAGAAGGAAGGTGAAGATCTGAAGGGATAGAACCACCATGGAAGTCTTTGAGAGTCATGGTTGCTTTCTTCTTTGCCATCACCTCTCTATAATATGATGAATCACAAATCTCTTACTTTCTCTGCCAAGAAAGATCAGTTATTTTTTCTTCACTGAGCAGAGAAAGAGAAGGCAGAGGATGAATCTGGATTCGGTTCACGGGACCAAATCTAGCCTAGCCAGACCGACAACTGTTGTTTTAATCTTGCGCTGTTTaagtttttcttcctttttcccttttgtgTTTTCTGTTCAACACTTGTCCTCTTCTACTCTTATCTATAATATAAAGAATTCTATATAATTCTCAATTTTTTATGCCCTATAAACAGGAAAAAACTCAAACTCTATTCCAAGTTCACATAACACTGTTTTTTATAAGTCACTTAAAAcgtttatagcctgtttggcgattattttttgaaaaaaagagcACTTATCGTAGAAAATTGAGGCGTTTGACCAACTTTTACGGAAAAAATAAGCAATTTTGAGTAGTAACAAAAGattttttcagaagctaaaaaatattcttttatcTAAACgcacttttgaaatttagtcaagCACAAAGTACTATACGTCGAGTTTCGCCGTAAGTTAGTGGTCGTAGACTTGGAGAGCGGGCCTATCTTCGAGGTCATATGAGCTTAGACATGTCCATCTTAGGTATATGAGAGATTATaaccatttttagtaagtattggAAGGTTTAGAGACTTAATAAATCGACGACAATACGTTTCGACGAAAAGTGGACTTTAAgggcaattatacggaccgtataacacagGCGATGGAGacttccttttatatatatttcgaCTCCTTTCAATTTggttcatttccacacttctccaGACCTCTCACATCCCGAAAAACCCTCTCCATTATATCTAAGCTAACCCTAAGGTGAAATCAAGAATTATAAGTGAGATTTTCCAGATTGTTTGTGGAGTTCTAGGTTCTCTTCTTGTGGAAGTTTTGGGAGATACTTCACGGTGAAGTAACCTCTGTCTTGAAGAGTTCTTGAGTCCTtgaggtaaggtttcatctcaTTTACATGGTCTTAAGTTCATTTAGTCTTTAAACAATGAAGTTCATTTAGTCTTTAAACAACTTGTTGAAGGTGGAAATTGTGGAAGGAAGATTCAAATTGTGCTATGACTTATGTTGGATTTGTTATCTGTTTTAGGAGCATGTTATTGTCGTGATATTAAGGTAGTTTCTTGTATATgaatagttgttgatgttgttggtgatgttcctcatgaatttggaagaaggaagtgTATAAGGTATTGTATACGAAGCGTATATTAGGCTATCTTGGTGTATATTCTTAGGTGTTGATGATTTGAGCTCAAGAAGGATTAAAAGAGGTTgtaattattgttgttgatcctgTTGAATGAGTTTAGCAGGAAAGTTGTTCGGTTCATTTTAGGGATGAATTATCATTCGATATACATCATATACTAGTGTCATATAAGTTGATGAGcgtattgttgatgttataggttgaagtattattcgAGCCGAGTTCATTTTTGCATTCATTTTGACGGCAAGAGATATGTGAAGGTATCCcctttttgtcatttttggcatgatttcCTTTGTCGAGCCACCTTCGACTATTCGCACAAAGATGTGTTATTCGTAAAGGTTATACTTAGGTTACCATGACCTATTCTAGTAGTTCACCCTCGTCAGGAATGACTGGTAGACAGCCATGTTTAGCTAAGAAGTAAACCGATAAAAAGCATGACTTAGGGTGTATGAAGTTATGGTTGTCTTCGGGGCTATAATGTTTGCCTTCGGGCTATGATagttgccttcggggctatgatGGTTGCGCCTTCGGGTTGTGATGgttgccttcggggctactGGTCAGACAGACTGCCTTCGCGGCTATATAAATGCGCGTTTGCCTTTGGGGCTATGATTATACATACAGGTTGCCTTCGGGGCTACAATGAGTGCCTTCGGGGCTAATCATGCATGTCTAGACATCTTGTATGAGGCTAAGTAGCTTGTTATCATATTAAAGGGTTATTAGGTGTCAGATGCAAGTAAGTACAGCTGGATTCTTTATTGACTCTTCAGTTTTTGTCCAGTTACTTTACATTTCATCTCAGTATCAATTTCtgtcgctttacatactcagtacattatttcatACTGACTTCCCTTTGcctggtgtcacgacccaacccaccatgactggcacccacactaactcctagtgggcgaaccaatacgcTTAACCATCTACTCATTTAAAGTCCATTTTTACTTAGCCAATTCATTCAGTTCACAAAAAATTAAACACAAGATTAATCAAAAGTggtcatgccataaaacaatAAGGTAAATGctgaagtcctaactattacaacctcaaaatccgaaagtcaccgtacaaggactctaatcgaaaacatgtctaaggaattcATACTGTCTGAAGTAAAAAAACATCAATGTCTGGAGTGAAAATAGACATTAGATAAAGAAAGATCCTCGGGTCGCCTGACATgtatagaagctcaccctcaatcTGTCGCAAAGGGCCTTAACGCTAAATGTGAGGTCaggtagcagtctctgg from Lycium ferocissimum isolate CSIRO_LF1 chromosome 2, AGI_CSIRO_Lferr_CH_V1, whole genome shotgun sequence includes:
- the LOC132046276 gene encoding uncharacterized protein LOC132046276, which translates into the protein MAKKKATMTLKDFHGGSIPSDLHLPSAPGVTVRPLDRGGFDRQASWGNPMGRPEHRLRPGSAGATRNFDEKTPFLSQNAPIGRNFDEDERKPLDGSSGPRRTVSDESIRALPSRVEPKAEYPVTGMVGSGQVSAPPSQNFRGAASVTHGAWFNESAKSSAGGSARSASSLDVSASGAQVVTGSYPNAWGLRKEVASAKESVSAPWSAPDAETKLAHASALEKVTSGRWHSKQHIQSQMDAEVIKHQDPEKEFYYHGSTTVNNNVYNMTDVSGGPEYSDQVLAVHAERNHSLADGIRGFNKELPAQERARSPLFMEANERKTPASVTGFLPHNIVSSGGYDNKELPARERARSPLFMEANERKTSSNVTGILPHNVVSSGGYEMQSPASPEPSERPKLKLLPRSKPLENLKQSIDYKQVNQHPSNPVRIEKSADAYSSVDIKTGFVEPERSNQAIDRPKLNLKPRSQLLEQSEGNVENKRKPLFGGARPREMVLQNRGIDDVTGNHDLHQPHPRSKQHAGKADTVVHASRHNEKAESIPIDHRMAKNTDRRDHRIDVEKGDGQWRNWRSDSWRNNKETERHHQPQQHAQERPPSPETWRKPVEPPRPASADASGVRYGKAASAVELATAFSKSVSDPATTDRFSGQKSLPNRGQIPFSRLTGPPQRPQINGY